One genomic region from Candida albicans SC5314 chromosome 6, complete sequence encodes:
- a CDS encoding uncharacterized protein (Putative transcription factor with zinc finger DNA-binding motif; heterozygous null mutant exhibits hypersensitivity to parnafungin and cordycepin in the C. albicans fitness test) gives MTDILEAYKQSLSELTFNSRPIIDNLTIIAKENPNVADGIVDLITQRIYKTIPDQKLFALYLLDSICKIIGNPYNILAGDEIFNLYSHVFQLVNETIRNKLVNLFETWKITKTRGTNDPLFPKAQLDKIDSFLKKAGYPKAKTNSGVMSQQSLVNDINQLIPIFEKKVRTNPNSKSQDRLRALNQLRSILSSQVMKANELQAIQNQLQNIKEQELSSSSSSASKGGTPIPTPGPTPATTPGPSSIPPVSRVNPAFMIFNDLVLSGLVKKDQEPIPGSKPVYSLVFPQTKYVPSASGLGSNSTLEDLLLSSSSIQRSDYDKLKFTEMVKVSKLSFNNLQDFIKNNKPTTKLRDLLYDSKPSKCSICGKRFASDKEGADKKRLHLDWHFRINKKLSNKGSNVQSRNWYLDDYEWVHFNENDLLEYSTDVRIPDITQEMDETISTDSQYVIVPSTETNMNNKCLICREQIKATYNDEIGEWCWYNCIRQPGEPKNSRKIVHVTCYNESSKKRPADNDDL, from the coding sequence ATGACAGACATTTTGGAAGCATACAAACAAAGCTTGTCTGAGTTAACATTTAATTCACGtccaataattgataatttaactATAATAGCAAAAGAGAATCCAAATGTTGCCGATGGAATCGTCGATTTAATAACTCAACGAATTTATAAAACTATTCCAGACCAGAAATTATTTGCATTGTATTTACTAGATTCTATATGCAAAATTATTGGTAACCCTTATAACATATTAGCTGGAGATGagatttttaatttatattctCATGTATTTCAATTAGTCAACGAGACAATTCGTAACAAGTTGGTGAACTTGTTTGAAACATGGAAAATAACCAAAACAAGAGGTACCAATGACCCTTTATTTCCGAAAGCACAATTAGATAAAATAGATTCATTTTTGAAGAAGGCAGGGTACCCGAAGGCCAAAACAAACTCGGGTGTAATGTCCCAACAATCCCTAGTGAACGATATTAACCAATTAATTCCTATTttcgaaaaaaaagtacGAACTAACCCAAACTCCAAGTCACAAGATAGACTTCGGgcattaaatcaattaagaTCAATACTTTCTAGCCAAGTGATGAAAGCTAATGAATTACAGGctattcaaaatcaactaCAAAACATTAAGGAGCAAGAACTCTCAtcgtcatcttcttcagcATCAAAAGGTGGCACCCCTATTCCTACCCCAGGACCAACTCCTGCCACTACGCCGGGACCCTCTTCGATTCCACCTGTGTCTAGGGTGAACCCGGCATTCATGATATTCAATGATTTGGTTCTTTCAGGGTTGGTTAAAAAGGATCAAGAACCAATCCCTGGATCTAAACCAGTTTACTCGTTGGTTTTTCCACAAACCAAATATGTACCATCAGCAAGTGGTCTCGGCTCTAATAGTACTTTAGAAGATTTATTGTTATCTAGTAGTTCAATACAAAGATCTGAttatgataaattgaagTTTACGGAAATGGTTAAGGTTAGTAAATTGtctttcaacaatttgcaagactttattaaaaataataaacctACAACAAAATTGCGTGATTTGCTTTATGATTCAAAACCATCCAAATGTTCAATTTGTGGTAAAAGATTTGCATCTGATAAAGAAGGGGCAGATAAAAAGAGATTACATTTAGATTGGCATTTTAGAATCAACAAGAAGCTCTCTAATAAAGGCAGTAATGTTCAATCTCGAAATTGGTATCTAGATGATTATGAATGGGTTCATTTTAATGAAAACGATCTTTTGGAGTATTCGACAGATGTAAGAATACCAGATATTACTCAGGAAATGGATGAAACTATTTCAACCGATAGCCAATACGTGATTGTTCCATCAACAGAAACAAATATGAACAATAAATGCTTAATCTGTCGTGAGCAAATCAAGGCTACttataatgatgaaattggAGAATGGTGCTGGTACAATTGTATTAGACAACCTGGAGAGCCTAAAAATAGCAGAAAAATTGTCCATGTCACTTGTTATAATGAATCCAGCAAGAAGAGACCAGCGGAcaatgatgatttg
- a CDS encoding ATP-dependent DNA/RNA helicase (Putative DEAD-box helicase; Hap43-induced; Spider biofilm induced) has product MSTSASSSYLDDETTWDSFNLDPRLLQAIDQLGFSNPTLIQSSAIPLALEEKRDIIAKASTGSGKTAAYCIPIVNNLLTDDSSQGIKSIILVPTRELSNQVFQFVEKLLTFSTNKINVLNLSSSYSDQVLNSLLVNKPEIIISTPAKLIQILEKNEKNIDLSTVKNLTIDEVDLVLSFGYLDDLKKLESYLPVKKNLQTFLMSATVNDDLDDLKQRYCTKPAILKLNEDSANQNNLVQYYAKTTEFDKFLLAYVIFKLNLIKGKTIAFVNNIDRGYRLKLFLEQFGIRCCILNSELPINSRLHIVEEFNKNVYHLLIATDETNELNEEQDDDEDGDEDTKDKGNAETKPKKSKKSKFKQDKEYGVSRGVDFRNVACVLNFDLPTSSKAYIHRIGRTARAGKAGMALSFVLPLSEFGKHKTASLASAKKDEKVLGRIVKQQSKNGFEIKPYQFDMKQVEGFRYRADDAFRAVTQTAVREARVKELKNELINSEKLKRFFEENPQDLASLRHDKELHPARIQSQLKNVPQYLLPESARQDVKNIGFVPFHKNKIHKHRKGKGKGRKKVDPLKSFRK; this is encoded by the coding sequence ATGTCAACATCAGCATCATCTTCATATTTAGATGATGAAACAACTTGGGACTCGTTTAATTTAGATCCACGTTTATTACAGGCTATTGATCAATTGGGGTTTTCTAATCCCACGTTGATTCAAAGTAGTGCTATCCCATTAgcattagaagaaaaaagagatATTATTGCTAAAGCCTCTACCGGTTCAGGTAAAACTGCCGCCTATTGTATTCCAATAGTGAATAATTTGTTAACCGATGACTCATCTCAAGGCATAAAGAGTATCATATTAGTACCAACTAGAGAGTTGTCTAATCAGGTTTtccaatttgttgaaaaattattgacaTTTAGTACTAACAAGATTAACGTCTTGAACTTGTCCTCCAGTTATAGTGACCAAGTTTTAAATTCGTTGTTAGTTAATAAACCAGAAATAATTATTTCCACGCCAgcaaaattgattcaaattctagagaaaaatgaaaagaatattGACTTGAGTACAGTGAAAAACTTGACTattgatgaagttgatttGGTGTTATCGTTTGGATATTTGGAtgatttgaagaaattggaGAGTTATTTACCagtgaaaaagaatttgcAAACATTTTTAATGTCAGCTACTGTGaatgatgatttagatGATTTGAAGCAAAGATACTGTACTAAACCAGctatattgaaattaaatgaagaCTCAGccaatcaaaataatttggtTCAATATTATGCCAAAACAACAGAATTTGATAAGTTCTTATTAGCATATgtgattttcaaattgaatttgattaaagGTAAAACCATTGCCTTTGTAAATAACATTGATAGAGGATACagattgaaattgtttttggAACAATTTGGAATTAGATGCTGCATTTTGAATAGTGAGTTGCCCATAAATTCGAGACTACACATTGTTGAGGagtttaataaaaatgttTACCACTTGCTTATAGCAACAGATGAGACGAACGAGTTAAATGAAGAgcaagatgatgatgaagatggtGATGAAGATACTAAGGATAAAGGCAACGCTGAGACTAAACCGAAAAAATCGAAAAAgtcaaaattcaaacaagaCAAAGAATATGGTGTTTCCCGTGGTGTGGATTTCAGAAACGTCGCTTGTGTGttgaattttgatttacCAACCTCTTCAAAGGCATATATTCATAGAATTGGAAGAACGGCAAGAGCTGGAAAAGCTGGTATGGCACTTTCATTTGTGTTGCCGTTGTCTGAATTTGGTAAGCATAAAACAGCATCTTTAGCAAGTGCAAAGAAAGATGAAAAGGTCTTGGGCCGTATAGTCAAACAACAATCCAAAAACggatttgaaatcaaaccTTACCAATTTGATATGAAACAAGTTGAAGGGTTCCGTTATCGTGCTGACGATGCATTCAGAGCTGTAACCCAAACTGCTGTGAGAGAGGCCAGAgttaaagaattgaaaaatgagTTGATCAATTCGGAAAAGTTGAAGAGATTCTTTGAAGAAAACCCGCAAGATTTGGCAAGTTTGAGACATGATAAAGAGTTGCACCCAGCTAGAATCCAATcccaattgaaaaatgttCCGCAATATCTTTTACCTGAAAGTGCTCGACAGGATGTAAAAAATATTGGATTTGTCCCTTTCCATAAAAACAAGATACATAAGCATAGAAAGGGTAAGGGTAAAGGTAGGAAAAAAGTTGATCCACTAAAATCATTTAGAAAGtag
- the DOG1 gene encoding 2-deoxyglucose-6-phosphatase (Putative 2-deoxyglucose-6-phosphatase; haloacid dehalogenase hydrolase/phosphatase superfamily; similar to S. cerevisiae Dog1, Dog2, Hor1, Rhr2; regulated by Nrg1, Tup1; Spider biofilm repressed), which produces MTEIVTINTSVLLFDLDGTLVDSTAAVEKTWENQVNQHNQEFPDKFIDLPTLLNVSHGSRTVETFAAYFPELKTDRDSVYAWEMGIVQNYGHLGKAINGSVQTLITLNEKNNPWAIVTSANPKLAGFWLDKLFHGVKKPDVFITASDVSKGKPDPEGYCTAFERLKKVYNLNGSAKGVVFEDAPAGIKAGVNGGFTVVGIASTFPKEVLLQAGATYVVEDFTKVKIDQSGEAVKLVLETL; this is translated from the coding sequence ATGACAGAAATTGTCACTATTAACACAAGCGTCCTTTTATTCGATCTTGACGGTACATTGGTCGATTCCACTGCTGCTGTTGAAAAGACTTGGGAAAACCAAGTGAATCAACACAATCAAGAGTTTCCAgacaaatttattgatttaccTACATTGTTGAATGTCTCCCATGGATCACGTACTGTTGAAACATTTGCTGCTTATTTCCCGGAATTAAAAACTGACAGAGATTCTGTGTATGCATGGGAAATGGGTATTGTGCAAAATTATGGACATTTGGGTAAAGCAATCAATGGTTCAGTACAAACTTTAATCacattgaatgaaaaaaataatccaTGGGCTATTGTTACATCAGCCAACCCTAAATTAGCTGGGTTTTGGTTGGACAAGTTGTTTCATGGTGTCAAGAAACCCGATGTTTTTATAACTGCAAGTGATGTAAGTAAAGGCAAACCAGACCCTGAAGGATATTGTACAGCATTTgaaagattgaaaaaagtttataatttgaatgGGTCTGCTAAGGGAGTTGTATTTGAGGATGCACCTGCTGGTATTAAGGCTGGTGTTAATGGTGGTTTCACAGTTGTGGGCATAGCTAGCACTTTTCCAAAAGAAGTCTTGTTACAAGCCGGCGCCACTtatgttgttgaagatttTACCAAAGTTAAAATCGACCAATCAGGGGAAGCAGTTAAACTAGTTTTAGAAACTCTTTAG
- the ADK1 gene encoding adenylate kinase (Putative adenylate kinase; repressed in hyphae; macrophage-induced protein; adenylate kinase release used as marker for cell lysis; possibly essential (UAU1 method); flow model biofilm induced; rat catheter and Spider biofilm repressed) yields the protein MSIEDLKNTVTKLQERIQELEKKAGIIPDVPKSVRMVLIGPPGAGKGTQAPNLKEKFCACHLATGDMLRAQVAAKTALGVEAKKIMDQGGLVSDEIMVNMIKSELENNQECSKGFILDGFPRTIPQAEKLDSMLESRKTPLEKAVELKIDDELLVARITGRLVHPASGRSYHKLFNPPKKDMTDDVTGEPLVQRSDDNEDALKKRLVTYHKQTEPIVAYYQKTGIWSGVDASQKPTKVWSDILKCLGQN from the coding sequence ATGtcaattgaagatttaaAAAACACCGTTACCAAATTACAAGAAAGAATccaagaattggaaaaaaaagctGGTATTATTCCTGATGTTCCAAAATCAGTTCGTATGGTTTTGATCGGTCCTCCAGGTGCCGGGAAAGGTACTCAAGCCCCAAATTTGAAGGAAAAATTCTGTGCTTGTCATTTAGCCACTGGTGATATGTTAAGAGCACAAGTTGCTGCTAAAACCGCTTTAGGTGTTGAAGCAAAGAAAATCATGGACCAAGGTGGTTTAGTGTCTGATGAAATTATGGTCAACATGATCAAATcagaattggaaaacaaCCAAGAATGTTCCAAAGGTTTCATTTTGGATGGGTTCCCAAGAACTATTCCTCAAGCTGAAAAATTGGACTCTATGTTGGAAAGCAGAAAGACTCCATTGGAAAAAGCTGTTGAATTGAAGATCGATGATGAATTATTGGTTGCTAGAATCACCGGTAGATTGGTTCACCCAGCTTCTGGTAGATCTTACCATAAACTTTTCAACCCACCAAAGAAAGATATGACAGATGATGTCACTGGTGAACCATTAGTTCAAAGATCCGATGACAACGAAGATGCCTTGAAAAAGAGATTGGTCACCTACCACAAACAAACTGAGCCAATTGTTGCATACTACCAAAAGACTGGTATCTGGAGTGGTGTTGATGCTTCTCAAAAACCAACTAAAGTTTGGTCTGACATTTTGAAATGTTTAGGTCAAAACTAA
- a CDS encoding uncharacterized protein (Predicted membrane protein; induced by alpha pheromone in SpiderM medium) encodes MSLPFAKEKVDADLEKSMAVDSKNYHLHPTSLTIVKKLLFALIIESTISCFVYYYYDRIGLIHPMLAPAMLGCFSGALAQSMNQYSKRKFNLNKIFKFMVWGFINGYFTSAWISILVTRVDNLFYRILLDQSCGTPMFQLIFNILNALWDQGEVFSSATRIAFFKSLKYSYCFWPFFSIVSFIFIPETLMFPCNCLANLFWNLILSKIA; translated from the coding sequence ATGAGTCTCCCGTTTGCCAAGGAGAAAGTCGATGCTGACCTTGAAAAATCCATGGCGGTTGACTCTAAGAATTATCACCTTCACCCAACTTCATTAACGATAGTAAAGAAGCTTTTATTTGCATTAATTATAGAAAGTACAATTTCGTGTTttgtatattattattatgacAGAATTGGACTAATCCATCCCATGCTAGCTCCAGCAATGTTAGGGTGTTTTTCAGGGGCATTGGCACAATCAATGAACCAATATTCGAAAAGGAAGTTCAACTTGAATAAgatttttaaattcatGGTGTGGGGGTTTATAAACGGATATTTCACTAGTGCATGGATTAGTATATTGGTTACAAGGGTCgacaatttgttttatagAATTCTTTTAGACCAATCTTGTGGGACTCCAatgtttcaattaattttcaatattttgaatgcCTTATGGGACCAAGGTGAAGTATTTTCATCAGCAACAAGAATAGCATTTTTCAAGTCTTTAAAATATAGTTATTGCTTTTGGCCATTTTTTTCGATCGTTCTGTTTATATTCATTCCGGAAACATTGATGTTTCCATGCAACTGTTTGGcaaatttattttggaATCTTATTTTAAGTAAAATAGCATAG